One Anopheles marshallii chromosome 3, idAnoMarsDA_429_01, whole genome shotgun sequence genomic region harbors:
- the LOC128712782 gene encoding chymotrypsin-1-like — MKTQYFTIFAIIIGVALAIPAPSTLLDDAPDRRIVNGTDASIFDYPFMVSLRGSTGGHSCGGSILSDLWVMTAAHCVSATTPYLQTIQVGRTVISREVDDSVYGIAQVISHPGYDSRTSHINDIALLKLERPLTFSKSVYPVRLPQPMSEVEDDLDDLGVTLIGWGLTATGGAAPTTLQRVDYYVVPNEECDAIHTSTIYPSHICAAIPGGGKGQCSGDSGGPLLHHGAQVGIVSWSIKPCAVAPYPGVLTKVSHHIEFIQEHTGILHCN, encoded by the exons ATGAAAACACAATATTTCACGATCTTCGCCATTATTATTGGGGTTGCGCTAG CAATTCCAGCACCGTCGACGCTTCTGGATGATGCTCCAGATCGTCGAATCGTCAATGGAACGGATGCATCAATTTTTGACTATCCATTCATGGTGTCGCTTCGTGGCAGTACCGGAGGACATTCTTGCGGTGGTAGTATCCTGTCAGATCTCTGGGTCATGACGGCTGCCCACTGCGTAAGTGCGACAACGCCTTACTTACAGACGATCCAGGTCGGACGTACCGTCATCTCTCGTGAAGTAGACGACTCGGTGTACGGTATTGCGCAGGTGATCTCCCACCCAGGGTACGACTCTCGCACCAGTCATATCAACGACATAGCACTGCTGAAACTGGAACGTCCACTCACGTTCAGCAAGAGTGTCTATCCTGTACGTTTACCGCAACCGATGTCCGAAGTAGAAGACGATCTAGACGATCTGGGGGTAACTCTGATTGGGTGGGGCCTAACGGCAACGGGCGGAGCGGCACCAACAACTCTGCAGCGTGTAGACTACTACGTGGTACCGAACGAGGAGTGTGATGCGATCCACACGAGTACGATCTATCCGTCACACATCTGTGCCGCCATTCCCGGAGGTGGCAAGGGACAGTGCAGC GGTGATTCGGGTGGTCCGCTACTGCATCATGGCGCACAGGTTGGCATTGTTTCGTGGAGCATTAAACCGTGCGCCGTTGCACCGTACCCTGGAGTGTTGACCAAAGTTTCTCATCACATCGAGTTCATTCAAGAGCACACTGGTATATTGCACTGTAACTAA